A portion of the Natronococcus sp. AD-5 genome contains these proteins:
- a CDS encoding alkaline phosphatase family protein has translation MTVYVLGLDGADWSLLRPWIEEGDLPTFARIVEEGVAGDLESTLPPVTFPAWKCYSTGKTPGKLGVYEWFAYDRETGDISANDAGDFRSAEYWDVLVDRGFRAGAINMPTTHPPAAGERSADGDGAFVVAGSPASERTRFTAPESLKDDLLEAIPDYRVKPDLVLGEATPDELVDEATALFEQRFRAATWLADEKDCDLVHTTLFATDTLQHRLWDRPENLRTIYERIDDLLAELLERDDAEAVVLLSDHGFVGIDEVFLVNQWLLERGDLAIEESETRDLLSTVGLTEERLKRLVDRLGLVNLAQSLVPESVQRFFPSESGRVSIQDAAIDWERTKAVSLGRGPIYVNRDAFSNGDDAARYAADLAADLEALETPAGDPVATAVHDPADVYTGDLPRGPDLLVEYAPGVDAPESIGGDVFGETTEWLATHRRTGVFAAWGDDVADGTADLDLYDLAPTLLHYLGAPVPKDVDGDVRFDVLAGAPANQSVERGPPTATETDGRDAGPEVEETLRDLGYLE, from the coding sequence ATGACCGTCTACGTCCTCGGTCTGGACGGGGCCGACTGGTCGCTCCTCCGTCCGTGGATCGAGGAGGGCGACCTGCCGACGTTCGCACGGATCGTCGAGGAGGGCGTCGCCGGCGACCTCGAGAGCACCCTCCCGCCAGTGACCTTTCCGGCGTGGAAGTGTTACTCGACCGGGAAGACGCCGGGAAAGCTCGGCGTCTACGAGTGGTTCGCGTACGATCGAGAGACCGGCGACATCTCCGCCAACGACGCCGGCGACTTCCGGTCGGCGGAGTACTGGGACGTGCTGGTCGACCGGGGGTTCCGCGCCGGCGCGATCAACATGCCGACGACCCACCCGCCCGCCGCCGGCGAACGGAGCGCGGACGGCGACGGCGCGTTCGTCGTCGCCGGCAGTCCCGCCAGCGAGCGGACGCGATTTACCGCGCCCGAATCGCTGAAGGACGATCTGCTCGAGGCGATTCCCGACTACCGGGTCAAACCGGACCTCGTGCTCGGCGAGGCGACGCCCGACGAACTGGTCGACGAGGCGACGGCGCTGTTCGAACAGCGGTTCCGCGCCGCGACGTGGCTCGCCGACGAGAAGGACTGCGATCTCGTCCACACCACGCTGTTCGCGACCGACACGCTCCAGCACCGGCTCTGGGACCGCCCCGAGAACCTGCGGACGATCTACGAGCGAATCGACGACCTGCTCGCGGAGCTGCTCGAGCGCGACGACGCGGAGGCAGTCGTCCTGCTGAGCGACCACGGGTTCGTCGGGATCGACGAGGTCTTCCTCGTCAACCAGTGGCTGCTCGAGCGCGGCGACCTCGCGATCGAAGAGTCGGAGACGCGGGACCTGCTGTCGACCGTCGGCCTCACCGAGGAACGGCTCAAGCGTCTCGTCGACAGGCTGGGGCTCGTCAACCTCGCCCAGTCGCTGGTTCCCGAGTCGGTCCAGCGGTTCTTCCCGAGCGAGAGCGGACGCGTTTCGATCCAGGACGCCGCCATCGACTGGGAGCGAACGAAGGCCGTCTCGCTCGGTCGCGGGCCGATCTACGTCAACCGCGACGCCTTCTCGAACGGCGACGACGCGGCGCGCTACGCGGCGGACCTCGCCGCGGACCTCGAGGCGCTCGAGACGCCCGCCGGCGATCCCGTGGCGACCGCCGTCCACGATCCGGCGGACGTGTACACCGGCGACCTGCCTCGCGGTCCCGACCTCCTCGTGGAGTACGCGCCGGGCGTCGACGCTCCCGAGTCGATCGGCGGCGACGTGTTCGGCGAGACGACCGAGTGGCTGGCGACCCACCGTCGGACCGGCGTGTTCGCCGCGTGGGGCGACGACGTCGCCGACGGGACCGCCGATCTCGACCTGTACGATCTCGCGCCGACGCTGCTTCACTACCTCGGCGCGCCCGTTCCGAAAGACGTCGACGGCGACGTTCGGTTCGACGTGCTGGCGGGCGCCCCCGCGAACCAATCGGTCGAGCGCGGCCCGCCGACCGCGACCGAGACGGACGGGCGGGATGCGGGTCCGGAGGTCGAGGAGACCCTCCGGGACCTGGGGTATCTGGAGTGA
- a CDS encoding glycosyltransferase family 4 protein: MDPDAVRVAMLHQDPHPAHRGFAEAIGADLVDYHRLSLGPLEGTILEDGLNGLAFPDYDVYLVEGSRPLYAALARRVARGGTLVYLCADHGLYQLGSSGFEGESALKSLIGTFGSPAARIAGRRGIDGVVAVSEFAAEFTRPVVGPNTPIEVAHPFIQPETYNALGDVRPDLEANVAVTVARPWEYKGVDVLVDAWPRVRESIPDAELHVVGGGHPAEYAETPGVRVRGYVEDLADAFAPASLFVQPSRMDTFPVSTLEAMRAGLVPLVTRTAGTRSEAREIDPSLVVAPYERALARGVSAYFERSGADRRKLADRARDRGARFDPDSRKAAFRSAFRGVLKAL; encoded by the coding sequence ATGGATCCCGACGCCGTCCGCGTGGCGATGCTCCATCAGGACCCGCATCCGGCGCACCGCGGGTTCGCGGAAGCGATCGGCGCCGATCTCGTCGACTATCACCGCCTATCGCTCGGCCCGCTCGAGGGAACGATCCTCGAAGACGGACTCAACGGGCTCGCGTTTCCCGACTACGACGTCTACCTCGTGGAAGGGTCGCGACCGCTGTACGCCGCGCTCGCCCGTCGGGTCGCTCGCGGCGGAACGCTGGTCTACCTCTGTGCCGACCACGGCCTCTATCAGCTCGGGAGTTCGGGATTCGAGGGGGAGTCGGCGCTGAAGTCGCTGATCGGAACCTTCGGATCGCCCGCGGCGCGAATCGCGGGTCGGCGCGGAATCGACGGCGTCGTCGCTGTCTCTGAGTTCGCCGCGGAGTTCACGCGGCCCGTCGTCGGGCCGAACACGCCGATCGAAGTCGCCCATCCGTTCATCCAGCCGGAGACGTACAACGCGCTCGGCGACGTGCGCCCCGACCTCGAGGCGAACGTCGCGGTGACGGTCGCGCGCCCGTGGGAGTACAAGGGCGTCGACGTGCTCGTCGACGCGTGGCCGCGGGTCCGCGAGTCGATTCCGGACGCCGAACTCCACGTCGTCGGAGGGGGTCACCCCGCGGAGTACGCCGAAACGCCAGGCGTTCGCGTCCGGGGGTACGTCGAGGACCTCGCCGACGCGTTCGCGCCCGCGTCGCTGTTCGTCCAGCCCTCGCGGATGGACACGTTCCCGGTCAGCACGCTCGAGGCGATGCGCGCCGGACTCGTCCCGCTCGTCACGCGGACTGCGGGGACGCGCTCCGAGGCGAGGGAGATCGACCCGTCGCTCGTCGTGGCGCCGTACGAGCGCGCGCTCGCTCGCGGCGTCTCGGCGTACTTCGAGCGGAGCGGCGCCGATAGGCGGAAGCTCGCCGACCGCGCTCGGGATCGCGGCGCTCGGTTCGATCCCGACTCCAGAAAGGCCGCGTTTCGAAGCGCGTTCCGCGGCGTTCTCAAAGCACTTTAG
- a CDS encoding sulfatase: MADRPNVLVLVFDTLRADALSCDDAAFPVETRAFDEVAARGTVFENAFAVGPWTPASHGAMFSGKYPAATGFDGSWPTMPESVPLLAEWFADRGYRTYGIPGPAKMGSATGLDRGFESYYEVYERIAERPSLEYLRQVATDPLVRRDFLRLVGRGNDYYTEIKFEKLREWLADAPEPFFAVANLTTVHAPYDPPRPYKRDLTPDLSRPRLGLLEELLDSPCSYDDPAVDDERLFAAADGAGAQRIALRYRDDPNYLSAAELDVLRRWYAASLRYLDDRLGAFLDWFERAGLGENTVVVLTSDHGELFGEHDALYHGNFLYDEVTRVPLVFAGPGVPRGERRTDLASHIDLFATLCDRCGLDEPETEGSSLFGDRRRRAVFAAEAPSDLGDVDAASEVAADTVREFELGRRSVRTEEYRFERRSDGTERLYELPGEEVVDDPDESIVAELRERVDDALGATFDDAGTEADADLSPGIERNLRELGYLE, from the coding sequence ATGGCCGACCGTCCGAACGTCCTCGTGCTCGTGTTCGATACGCTCCGGGCCGACGCGCTCTCGTGCGACGACGCCGCGTTTCCCGTCGAGACGAGAGCCTTCGACGAGGTAGCGGCGCGAGGGACGGTCTTCGAGAACGCGTTCGCGGTCGGGCCGTGGACCCCGGCGTCCCACGGCGCGATGTTCTCCGGAAAGTATCCGGCTGCAACCGGCTTCGACGGCTCGTGGCCGACCATGCCCGAGTCGGTCCCCCTGCTCGCGGAGTGGTTCGCCGACCGCGGCTACCGAACCTACGGCATCCCCGGCCCCGCCAAGATGGGGTCCGCGACCGGCCTCGACCGCGGGTTCGAGTCGTACTACGAAGTGTACGAGCGAATCGCGGAGCGGCCGTCGCTCGAATACCTCCGGCAGGTCGCGACCGACCCGCTCGTCCGCAGGGACTTCCTGCGCCTCGTCGGCCGCGGGAACGACTACTACACCGAGATCAAGTTCGAGAAACTCCGGGAGTGGCTCGCCGACGCGCCCGAGCCGTTCTTCGCTGTGGCGAACCTGACGACGGTTCACGCGCCGTACGATCCGCCCCGGCCGTACAAACGAGACCTGACGCCCGACCTCTCGCGACCGCGACTCGGACTGCTCGAGGAACTGCTCGACTCGCCCTGTTCGTACGACGACCCCGCCGTCGACGACGAGCGACTGTTCGCCGCCGCGGACGGCGCGGGCGCACAGCGCATCGCGTTGCGGTACCGCGACGATCCGAACTACCTCTCGGCGGCCGAACTCGACGTCCTCCGGCGGTGGTACGCCGCGTCCCTGCGGTACCTCGACGACCGCCTCGGAGCGTTTCTCGACTGGTTCGAACGGGCGGGGCTCGGCGAGAACACCGTCGTCGTGCTCACCTCCGACCACGGCGAACTGTTCGGCGAGCACGACGCGCTGTATCACGGCAACTTCCTCTACGACGAAGTGACTCGAGTTCCGCTCGTGTTCGCCGGGCCGGGCGTCCCGCGAGGCGAGCGCCGAACCGACCTCGCGTCGCACATCGACCTCTTCGCCACGCTCTGCGATCGCTGCGGGCTGGACGAACCGGAGACCGAGGGGAGCTCGCTGTTCGGCGATCGCCGGCGTCGCGCCGTCTTCGCCGCCGAAGCGCCCTCCGATCTGGGCGACGTCGACGCCGCGAGCGAGGTGGCCGCGGACACCGTACGGGAGTTCGAGCTCGGCCGGCGATCGGTGCGCACCGAGGAGTACCGCTTCGAGCGCCGATCGGACGGGACCGAACGCCTCTACGAACTCCCCGGCGAGGAGGTCGTCGACGATCCCGACGAGTCGATCGTCGCGGAGCTTCGAGAGCGGGTGGACGACGCGCTCGGGGCGACGTTCGACGACGCCGGAACCGAGGCCGACGCCGACCTGAGCCCCGGGATCGAACGCAACCTTCGCGAACTCGGCTACCTCGAGTAG
- a CDS encoding alkaline phosphatase family protein → MQTLLVGLDAACVSVLRPLFAEGELPHLEALFEDGAAGRLESQIPPWTASAWPSLYTGVNPGKHGVFDFLRFEGYDWDIVNATDVRRRSLWEYADEAGLTSVVVNVPVTSPPPEIDGAVVPGYLASEEPRCHPDGVLDDIRDAIGDYRVYARRETDERAGAEKFDDYLALTRMRGEAFRYLADRFDPEFGFVQFQKTDAVFHDFPGDREKVGRIYRAVDEQVGAILDACDPDAVVVASDHGMGEYDGYEFRVNQYLREAGVVETTTEGQGVPSWFQIKDERLTEGDDGGGTGHPVLERLAAAAASAGLTYQRSKAILERLGLAEFVGRRVPVGAVFAASDAVDFAASRAYLRSPSELGVRVNLEGRDPDGTVPADEYESVRDELIELLSNAATPDGEPVFEEVVRRERYVSGPYADEAVDVLAIPNDFRHSLSAVVGRRFGDPEPYDHKRDGVVAVAGADVDEDADIADAHLFDVAPTVLATLGIAPDETMDGDALPAIDAPDPRAYPAYAPDDQTATEDEEVAQRLSDLGYL, encoded by the coding sequence ATGCAGACCCTCCTAGTCGGGCTCGACGCCGCCTGCGTTTCGGTGCTCCGACCGCTCTTCGCCGAGGGCGAGTTGCCGCACCTCGAGGCGCTGTTCGAGGACGGGGCCGCGGGTCGACTCGAGTCCCAGATCCCGCCCTGGACCGCGAGCGCGTGGCCCTCGCTGTACACCGGCGTCAACCCCGGCAAGCACGGCGTTTTCGATTTCCTGCGCTTCGAGGGTTACGACTGGGACATCGTCAACGCGACCGACGTGCGACGACGCAGCCTCTGGGAGTACGCCGACGAGGCCGGACTGACGAGCGTGGTCGTCAACGTTCCGGTGACGAGCCCGCCCCCCGAGATCGACGGCGCCGTCGTCCCGGGCTACCTGGCCTCCGAAGAGCCCCGGTGTCACCCCGACGGCGTCCTCGACGATATCCGCGACGCGATCGGGGACTACCGCGTGTACGCCCGCCGGGAGACGGACGAGCGCGCCGGGGCGGAGAAGTTCGACGACTACCTCGCCCTCACTCGAATGCGCGGCGAGGCGTTTCGCTACCTCGCCGACCGGTTCGACCCCGAGTTCGGCTTCGTCCAGTTCCAGAAGACCGACGCGGTGTTCCACGACTTTCCGGGCGACCGCGAGAAGGTCGGGCGAATCTACCGCGCCGTCGACGAGCAGGTGGGTGCGATCCTCGACGCGTGCGATCCCGACGCCGTCGTCGTCGCCAGCGACCACGGAATGGGCGAGTACGACGGGTACGAGTTCCGGGTCAACCAGTACCTTCGGGAGGCCGGCGTCGTCGAGACCACGACGGAGGGACAGGGAGTTCCGTCGTGGTTCCAGATCAAGGACGAGCGGCTGACCGAGGGCGACGACGGCGGTGGCACCGGCCACCCGGTGCTCGAGCGACTCGCCGCCGCGGCGGCGAGCGCCGGCCTGACTTACCAGCGCAGCAAGGCGATTCTCGAACGGCTCGGCCTCGCCGAGTTCGTCGGGAGACGCGTGCCCGTCGGGGCCGTGTTCGCGGCCAGCGACGCCGTGGATTTCGCGGCGTCGCGAGCATACTTGCGCTCGCCCTCGGAGCTCGGCGTCCGGGTGAACCTCGAGGGACGCGACCCCGATGGCACCGTCCCCGCCGACGAGTACGAATCCGTTCGCGACGAGCTCATCGAGCTCCTGTCGAACGCCGCGACGCCGGACGGAGAGCCCGTGTTCGAGGAGGTCGTCCGGCGCGAGCGGTACGTCAGCGGCCCCTACGCCGACGAAGCGGTCGACGTGCTCGCGATTCCGAACGACTTTCGGCACTCCCTCTCCGCGGTCGTCGGGAGACGGTTCGGCGATCCCGAGCCGTACGATCACAAGCGAGACGGCGTCGTCGCGGTCGCCGGAGCGGACGTCGACGAAGACGCCGACATCGCGGACGCGCACCTGTTTGACGTCGCGCCCACCGTGCTGGCGACGCTCGGAATCGCCCCCGACGAGACGATGGACGGCGACGCCCTCCCGGCGATCGACGCGCCGGATCCGCGGGCGTATCCGGCGTACGCACCCGACGACCAGACCGCGACCGAGGACGAGGAAGTCGCACAGCGGCTCTCGGACCTCGGATACCTGTAG
- a CDS encoding alkaline phosphatase family protein produces MIVLGLDGATFSLVEPWVEAGHLPTFERLLDESVHGGLESTVPEITVPAWPAFATGRNPPELDMYGFTHFNRETRENDLSHDEFVPGKMWDVVDDQGGSAVVFNIPGSYPWQAIDGTIIAAAPEYKEAYAHPPERWDELIDLIGDYKLRNDERPGSRAYVDLSLDLVDKRFEAFEHLVRTEEPDLAVGLIRATDRVAHHYWGSDGVPPATPDNPVFEVYRHVDDRLGEFLDAHEDDDVVVISDHGFEKVRENFAVNVVLERAGLVSVRDSGDAARAALGSARDVASDALARAGLLTLARRIVPESALTGVPSGDTLGLDNALSTGRIDWAETRALADVGQKTAMIYALQDDPDEVARTCDDAETALRESAEREGVSVRFLRLERGGPHTPDLCAVIETPEVHASSRFDVDDALFKVDTSGHAREGIFLARGPSFREGTVDGAALTDVAPTVLHALGYRVPESMSGDVLDVFAADTDLAERDPEYYDFVGADAVTAGGVSDDEEEAEVKNRLRELGYLE; encoded by the coding sequence ATGATAGTTCTCGGACTCGACGGGGCGACCTTCTCGCTTGTGGAGCCCTGGGTCGAAGCCGGCCACCTCCCGACTTTCGAGCGACTCCTCGACGAAAGCGTCCACGGGGGTCTCGAGAGCACGGTTCCCGAGATCACGGTTCCGGCGTGGCCCGCGTTCGCGACGGGGCGGAACCCGCCGGAACTCGACATGTACGGATTCACGCACTTCAACCGCGAAACCCGCGAGAACGACCTGAGCCACGACGAGTTCGTCCCCGGAAAGATGTGGGACGTCGTCGACGACCAGGGCGGATCGGCGGTCGTGTTCAATATTCCCGGCTCGTACCCGTGGCAGGCCATCGACGGCACGATCATCGCCGCGGCTCCCGAGTACAAAGAGGCGTACGCGCACCCGCCCGAGCGATGGGACGAACTGATCGACCTGATCGGCGACTACAAGCTCCGCAACGACGAACGGCCCGGGTCGCGCGCCTACGTCGATCTGAGCCTCGACCTGGTCGACAAGCGCTTCGAGGCGTTCGAACACCTCGTTCGCACGGAAGAGCCCGACCTGGCCGTCGGGCTGATCAGGGCGACCGACCGCGTGGCTCACCACTACTGGGGATCGGACGGCGTTCCGCCGGCGACGCCGGACAATCCGGTGTTCGAGGTGTACCGTCACGTCGACGACCGGCTCGGGGAGTTCCTCGACGCCCACGAGGACGACGACGTCGTCGTGATCAGCGACCACGGCTTCGAGAAGGTCCGCGAGAACTTCGCGGTCAACGTCGTCCTCGAGCGCGCCGGCCTCGTCTCCGTACGAGACTCCGGTGACGCGGCCAGGGCCGCGCTGGGATCTGCCCGCGACGTCGCCAGCGACGCCCTCGCCCGGGCCGGACTCCTGACGCTCGCTCGACGGATCGTCCCCGAGAGCGCCCTGACTGGCGTGCCCTCCGGCGATACGCTCGGGCTCGACAACGCCCTCAGCACCGGCCGGATCGACTGGGCGGAGACGCGAGCGCTCGCGGACGTCGGCCAGAAGACCGCCATGATCTACGCCCTTCAGGACGACCCCGACGAGGTGGCCCGGACCTGCGACGACGCCGAAACCGCGCTTCGCGAATCGGCCGAGCGCGAGGGGGTGTCGGTGCGGTTCCTCCGACTCGAGAGAGGCGGGCCGCACACGCCGGATCTCTGCGCGGTGATCGAAACGCCCGAAGTTCACGCGTCCTCCCGGTTCGACGTCGACGACGCGCTGTTCAAGGTCGACACCAGCGGCCACGCCCGCGAGGGGATCTTCCTCGCCCGCGGCCCGTCGTTTCGCGAGGGAACCGTCGACGGCGCCGCGCTGACCGACGTCGCGCCGACGGTCTTGCACGCGCTGGGCTACCGGGTGCCGGAATCGATGTCCGGCGACGTTCTCGACGTCTTTGCGGCCGACACCGACCTCGCCGAACGGGATCCCGAATACTACGACTTCGTCGGTGCGGACGCCGTCACCGCCGGCGGCGTCTCCGACGACGAGGAAGAAGCCGAAGTAAAGAACAGGCTCCGCGAACTGGGGTATCTCGAGTAA
- a CDS encoding oligosaccharide flippase family protein, protein MKVGAEISKRFVTNVFGTIAGFLGTIIFTRELGFEGIGAYGIFFSIQMVAANLVSFGLYPTVVKRVSEKDREARQFTSGGLILLAGVALIAVVSVALRDPINQLVGVDAAVLVPLSVLSWGLFRLSGSFLEGKHRVALVGAIENGRYVLIVPIQAALIGVGFGVVGLIWGLIAGQFLVFVISYVGFARVVPAWPSVDLFRDFVHYSKYAYVQNVSSQLFKQADYLLLGYFVGPGATGVYLNVFRITEASMLFSSALAQVAFPQFSALTERGADEQVSRLLANVFTYAGLIAIPMIGGGAAIGNALIVTIYANSVGTLSLPVVGAVGMANALLPVLAVANLLNGYREGLEIFFLGTGKPRIYAVSGLLLIVVYALLSVPLTMLFGPWGVAWATVLAFGASVACLLVFLDERIPESASIDVGIQLVSMAVMSVVVYALKLQLGGALGWARIALLLCVGAGTYFAGLLLLSERIRVDAIGVVRDLRDEGLP, encoded by the coding sequence ATGAAAGTCGGCGCGGAAATCTCGAAGCGGTTCGTCACGAACGTTTTCGGGACGATCGCGGGGTTTCTGGGAACGATCATTTTCACGCGCGAACTCGGCTTCGAGGGGATCGGTGCGTACGGGATCTTCTTCAGCATCCAGATGGTGGCGGCGAATCTCGTCAGCTTCGGACTCTATCCGACCGTCGTCAAACGGGTAAGCGAGAAGGACCGCGAGGCGCGCCAGTTCACCAGCGGCGGTCTGATCCTCCTCGCCGGCGTCGCTCTGATCGCAGTCGTGTCGGTCGCGCTTCGGGACCCGATCAACCAGTTGGTGGGCGTCGATGCTGCGGTACTCGTTCCCCTCAGCGTGCTCTCGTGGGGGCTGTTTCGGCTGTCGGGTTCGTTCCTGGAAGGCAAACACCGGGTCGCCCTGGTCGGCGCGATAGAGAACGGGCGATACGTGCTCATCGTGCCCATCCAAGCCGCGCTGATCGGCGTGGGATTCGGGGTCGTCGGCCTCATCTGGGGACTGATCGCCGGGCAGTTTCTCGTGTTCGTGATCTCGTACGTCGGATTCGCACGCGTCGTTCCGGCGTGGCCGTCGGTGGACCTGTTCCGGGACTTCGTCCACTACTCGAAGTACGCGTACGTTCAGAACGTCTCGAGCCAGCTGTTCAAACAGGCCGATTACCTCCTGCTCGGGTACTTCGTCGGCCCCGGCGCCACCGGCGTCTATCTGAACGTGTTTCGAATCACCGAGGCGTCGATGCTGTTCTCCTCGGCGCTGGCGCAGGTGGCGTTCCCACAGTTCTCCGCGCTGACGGAGCGGGGAGCCGACGAACAGGTCTCCCGCCTGCTGGCCAACGTGTTCACGTACGCCGGACTGATCGCGATTCCGATGATCGGCGGCGGCGCCGCCATCGGGAACGCGCTTATAGTAACGATCTACGCGAACAGCGTGGGCACCCTCTCGCTTCCCGTCGTGGGCGCCGTCGGAATGGCGAACGCGTTGCTCCCGGTACTCGCGGTGGCAAACTTGCTCAACGGGTACCGCGAGGGGTTGGAAATATTCTTCCTCGGAACGGGCAAGCCGCGGATCTACGCGGTCAGCGGACTCCTGCTCATCGTCGTCTACGCGCTGCTATCGGTACCCCTCACGATGCTGTTCGGTCCGTGGGGCGTCGCGTGGGCGACCGTTCTCGCGTTCGGGGCGAGCGTCGCCTGTTTGCTCGTCTTTCTCGACGAGCGGATTCCGGAATCGGCGTCGATCGACGTCGGGATACAGCTCGTTTCGATGGCGGTTATGTCCGTCGTCGTGTACGCACTCAAACTGCAACTGGGCGGAGCCCTCGGGTGGGCGCGAATCGCGTTACTCCTCTGCGTGGGCGCGGGGACCTACTTCGCCGGGCTCTTGCTGCTAAGCGAGCGGATTCGCGTCGACGCTATCGGCGTCGTCCGGGACCTCCGCGACGAGGGACTTCCGTAG